The DNA window GGACCGTCTCCGCGTACGGGAATTGCGTCTCGCCGACACCGCGGGCGAATGGCTGTCCGCCACGGGGCTGCACGTCCGCCTTTCGATTCCGGACCTGTGGGCGCGCCGATGGACGATTCGCGAGGGCGCCGCGGCGGCGGTCCATCTCGTGCGCCGGCCGGAAAGGACGGGTGGGCCGGCCAGGGCCTCCCCGGCCCGCTGGCCGGCCCTGGCCGTGGATCGGCTGCGGGCGGACGAGATCGTTCTGGGCGAGGCCGTGGCGGGAGAACGGATCCGGTTCCGCGCGCGGGGGCGGGCTCAAGTGGATCCCCAGGCGGGCCTGTGGTGCGCGCTCGAGGCGGAGCGGACCGACGGACTCCAGGGCTCCGTTCGAATCCTGGCCCGGTGGTCCGGCGACGTGCTTCATATGCAGGCCGGGCTTGTCGACGATCCCCGCGGCCCGCTCGCGCGGCGCCTGCCGTCGCGCCTTACGTCGCCGCTGCGCGCGCGGTTGCGCGGGAGCGGGCCGTCCCGGGCTTTCGCCGGTGCACTGCGGGCGGAAGCCGGAGGGGCGGGACAACTGGACGCCTCGTTCATGCTGGACGCGCGGGCTCCGCGGGCCGTGCGCTTCCAATGGGTCTTCCTGAACGGGGGACTCCTGCCTGCCGCCTACGGGCGGTTGGAAGGCGAGGGTTCGCTGCAGGATGTTCCGGAGCGCCCGGCCGGCGAGGTCTCCGCCACCGTCATGCGCGGGGACGAGTCCTTCAGTGCCCGCGCGGCGGTGCGGTACGGGGAGGGTCGGCTCCGGATGTCGGACATCGATTTCCGCGCCGGGACGCTCTCGGTGACGGGGGCCGTGGAGTTCGAGGCGTCCACGCGGCTGGCGACCGGCCGCCTTTCCGCCGACCTGCCTTACGTCTCGGATATCGCCGGCCGGTTCGGCTGGCCCGTCGGCGGCGAGGCGCACCTGGACGTCGACCTGGTGCCGGACGGCGGTGCGCAGCGGGCGCGAATTCGCGGGGAGGGTTTCCAGCTGACCAGCCCGTGGGCCGGCGCGGCGGGGCTGCGGGTGGAAGCCGACCTCTGTCCGTTCGGGCTGGATCCCACCGGCCGCGTGGAGATCGCGATCGAGGACGTATCAACAAGCCGCGCGACGCTTTCGAATCTGGTCTTTCGCGTGGAGGGTGAACGGCGCGGCGTGGAATGGTCCGCTTCCGCGCGGGGCCGCCTGTCGCAATCCTTCGAGTGGGACGGGGCCGGCCGCTGGGACGGCGCGGCCACCGGCGCCGTGCTGATCGTGCGCGAGCTGGGCGGCCGCTTCGCCGGCGGCGAATTCGGTCTCGAGACACCGGCGCGGATCGCATGGGGCGGGGGCGGGTATGCCTGGGGGCCGACGGCGTGGCGGGTCGGGCCGGGTCGGCTGGAGGTCGACGCCGGGACGTTGACCGGCGGCGTCCTCCGGGCCTCGGCGCGGCTGGACGGGTTGCCGCTGGTCGCGCTCGCGGAACTGGGCGGGCCGGGCCTGAAGGGGCGGGTCTCCGGAGAGCTCGCGCTCGGGGGCCGCATGGAGGAGCCGGAGGCGGAACTGCGCCTGTATTTCTCTGGCGTGCTTCCCCGCGAGCCGCTGATCCTGCCCCTGGCGCCGGCGGACGCGGAACTCGGCGTTC is part of the Kiritimatiellia bacterium genome and encodes:
- a CDS encoding translocation/assembly module TamB domain-containing protein, producing the protein MNARAAIRGFLKWTLRALLATVLLAAGAAVLLQTRWAGDRLAAAAVRRWSSADFQVTVSGAQVLWPDRLRVRELRLADTAGEWLSATGLHVRLSIPDLWARRWTIREGAAAAVHLVRRPERTGGPARASPARWPALAVDRLRADEIVLGEAVAGERIRFRARGRAQVDPQAGLWCALEAERTDGLQGSVRILARWSGDVLHMQAGLVDDPRGPLARRLPSRLTSPLRARLRGSGPSRAFAGALRAEAGGAGQLDASFMLDARAPRAVRFQWVFLNGGLLPAAYGRLEGEGSLQDVPERPAGEVSATVMRGDESFSARAAVRYGEGRLRMSDIDFRAGTLSVTGAVEFEASTRLATGRLSADLPYVSDIAGRFGWPVGGEAHLDVDLVPDGGAQRARIRGEGFQLTSPWAGAAGLRVEADLCPFGLDPTGRVEIAIEDVSTSRATLSNLVFRVEGERRGVEWSASARGRLSQSFEWDGAGRWDGAATGAVLIVRELGGRFAGGEFGLETPARIAWGGGGYAWGPTAWRVGPGRLEVDAGTLTGGVLRASARLDGLPLVALAELGGPGLKGRVSGELALGGRMEEPEAELRLYFSGVLPREPLILPLAPADAELGVRASNGMLRAEWTLSGPATVSGDLQVPFQWSLRPWSARLPGSAPLSGRLHAGADLARLVPASFLEDRAVRGRLKADLTFGGRLDAPDIDGSFELQDGYYEDLDLGLVFQDIGIEAQSDLVRLTITQALARDGLGGRVELTGHLDYAPSRRFPYELNIRFDNAALIREDHFRLDADGEVKLAGSMAGHRLAGRLQIRELDYESVERPSASIPQLDVTEINRPGAPPGTPATNGPARPLELDLDIRAPARVYIRGRGLDSEWQGRLRVGGTLAEPVFLGSFNVLRGRFLFLGRRFALDRALISLDGRAPPDPQLDISASVEAGGITARLGLAGSWDTPAWSLTSEPALPEDEIMSRLLFNREADGITALQALRLAYGLNLLRGGGGGGTFDILGKSQNLLRVDQLDIKQDADDPSLTSIAVGKYLGERVYVEGEKSLAGEGDSILVEFELSRSLRLQTISSPQLREGLRLNWNRDY